In Salvelinus namaycush isolate Seneca chromosome 20, SaNama_1.0, whole genome shotgun sequence, the following proteins share a genomic window:
- the LOC120065158 gene encoding nuclear ubiquitous casein and cyclin-dependent kinase substrate 1-like, producing the protein MSRPVRNKKVVNYSQFQESDDADEEYGRNSDKPKKPRAAPREVKRKRSKNSQEDSEDSDEKLSKSKNDSADDFGSDEGNDFGEEDEEDGGSDFEAKQGKKGKTAKVAKPTKRTPKRKRPADDSDEEGSRKVRTVRQAATKAVSKQREILLGDGGSEDEERQDQEEAFPDPDESGSDEDFMVEDDDDSDYGRSKSKRSSKKVIRRSRPERKEKKSPKPRLKATVTPSPMKGKGKGRPSAAKAPEKSSPKEEEEEEPESPLEEEEEEEGEEVVKKDSSPAPKKTKEAPGKEKKEDAEEEEEEEDGSEEDAPSGED; encoded by the exons GAACAAGAAGGTTGTGAATTACTCCCAATTCCAAGAGTCTGATGATGCAG ATGAGGAGTATGGGAGGAACTCAGACAAGCCTAAGAAGCCTCGTGCGGCTCCTCGTGAGGTGAAGCGCAAGCGTTCAAAGAACTCGCAGGAGGACAG TGAGGATTCTGATGAAAAACTCTCAAAATCCAAAAATGATTCAGCAG ATGACTTTGGTAGTGATGAAGGCAACGACtttggagaggaggatgaggaggatggagggagtgaCTTTGAAGCTAAACAAGGGAAAAAGGGAAAAACAGCCAAAGTGGCAAAGCCCACTAAGAGAACACCCAAGAGAAAACGACCTGCAG ATGACAGTGATGAGGAGGGGAGTCGTAAGGTGCGTACGGTGCGCCAGGCTGCCACCAAGGCCGTGTCCAAACAGAGAGAGATCCTGCTGGGAGACGGGGGCAGCGAGGACGAGGAACGCCAAGACCAAGAGGAGGCCTTCCCAGACC ctGATGAGTCGGGCAGTGATGAAGACTTCATggttgaggatgatgatgatagtgactACGGCCGCTCCAAGAGCAAGAGGAGCAGCAAGAAGGTGATCAGACGGAGCAGgccggagaggaaggagaagaaatCCCCCAAACCAAGACTAAAGGCCACCG tgACCCCCAGCCCAATGAAAGGAAAGGGTAAAGGTCGCCCAAGCGCCGCCAAGGCCCCGGAGAAGAGCTCGCccaaagaggaggaagaggaggagccagAGAGCCCtctggaggaggaagaagaggaggagggggaggaggtggtgaAGAAAGACTCCTCCCCCGCTCCCAAGAAAACAAAGGAGGCACCTGGGAAGGAGAAGAAGGAAGAcgccgaggaggaggaggaagaggaggacggtTCGGAAGAGGACGCACCCTCTGGGGAAGACTAG
- the LOC120065727 gene encoding Krueppel-like factor 15: protein MIIDGVVRSVVLCSSLLCIWTVSMVSLSSRALVSDNDLFRDSVSLVSLELEEGEGSEGRSEGDSFASGYSPDAGDMGARLSFSPGEEEEEEEEEDFTPIERDREKREEGMLQVPRLPDFSPRLPSPFSPTLEDIEEFLREKMELVREGILFSSEPMEEPAPSPSSSIEQPLSSPGGQSDPGTSAALSPPTPQTPNIPHTHSPAAPCPSPSPSTPSVLLGAPLVLQVQSLPLAQPLPQTGSPPGASSGLRLAHLVLGLHGGQNFTLLASQVPSAPATLLNVASMDAGVPDQKYVKIAPLPITVRIAGGLAGATVVGGRSGGAVVKAVAPHKVNRPPPTETLRVHKCSHPGCEKMYTKSSHLKAHFRRHTGEKPYTCSWPDCGWRFSRSDELSRHRRSHSGVKPYECSLCEKKFARSDHLSKHTKVHRSPRPGKNIRTTV from the exons ATGATAATAGACG GTGTAGTGAGAAGCGTAGTTCTCTGCTCATCTCTCCTGTGTATCTGGACTGTATCAATGGTGTCGTTAAGCAGCAGAGCGCTGGTCTCTGATAATGACCTCTTTAGGGACAGTGTTAGTCTGGTCTCCCTGGAGCTTGAGGAGGGAGAGGGCAGTGAGGGGAGGAGCGAGGGGGATAGCTTTGCCTCCGGTTACAGCCCAGATGCCGGGGACATGGGTGCTCGGCTCAGCTTCAGCCccggagaggaggaagaggaggaggaggaggaggattttACCCCCATAGAGCGGGATAGGGAGAAGCGAGAAGAAGGCATGCTGCAGGTCCCCAGGCTGCCTGACTTCAGTCCCCGCCTGCCCTCGCCCTTCTCTCCCACCCTTGAGGACATCGAGGAGTTCCTCAGGGAGAAGATGGAGCTGGTGAGAGAGGGGATTCTCTTCTCTAGTGAACCCATGGAGGAGCCCGCTCCCTCCCCTTCCAGCTCCATTGAacaacctctctcctccccagggGGACAAAGTGACCCAGGGACCAGCGCTGCCCTGTCACCCCCCACCCCACAAACCCCCAACATCCCTCACACCCACAGCCCAGCAGCCCCGTGCCCCTCCCcgtccccctccaccccctcagtGCTCCTGGGAGCACCCTTGGTACTCCAGGTCCAGTCGCTGCCGCTGGCCCAGCCTCTCCCCCAGACAGGCTCTCCTCCTGGGGCGTCCAGTGGGCTGAGATTGGCCCACCTGGTCTTGGGGCTCCACGGAGGGCAGAACTTTACCCTGCTTGCCTCACAGGTGCCCTCTGCCCCAGCCACCCTTCTCAACGTAGCCAGCATGGACGCCGGAGTTCCAGACCAGAAGTACGTGAAGATTGCCCCTCTACCGATCACCGTGAGGATTGCCGGGGGGCTTGCTGGGGCAACGGTGGTTGGGGGTCGAAGTGGAGGGGCCGTGGTGAAAGCTGTGGCCCCACATAAGGTGAACAGACCCCCTCCTACAGAGACGCTGAGGGTGCACAAGTGTTCTCATCCAGGCTGTGAGAAGATGTACACCAAGAGCAGCCATCTGAAGGCCCACTTCCGCAGACACACCGGAGAGAAGCCCTACACCTGCAGCTGGCCTGACTGTGGCTGGAG gtTCTCTCGTTCTGATGAGCTGTCTCGTCACCGGCGCTCCCACTCCGGGGTCAAGCCTTACGAGTGCTCTCTGTGTGAGAAGAAGTTTGCCCGCAGCGACCACCTCTCCAAACACACCAAGGTGCACCGCAGCCCCCGGCCTGGCAAAAACATCAGAACTACCGTCTGA
- the LOC120064722 gene encoding solute carrier family 45 member 3-like — translation MLIRMFESEIMQGRVCQLLLVNALTCGLEVCMAAGTFYIPPLLLQAGMEERYMTMVLGVGPVLGLIFVPMIGLYSDSWRRRFGRRRPFIWLLCVGILLGLQVMPQASHLAALLYPQHPRWMERVLLAVSACLLEFSGQACFTPLEALISDQFPGEEESRRAFSVYSLMISLGGCLGYLLPALDWSHAPTAAYLGGQEAFIYALLTLIFLTCLLSTVFISEERYTRGGETIRKDDIVSSALNRYCAHSLLPRPQCVRLAVGRSVSLCVSALPRMYSVCMHVPAVIRRLFVAELFSWMALMSFMLFYTDFMGVGLYRGVPNATPGTQERLRYDEGVRMASVGLFLQCLTSVVCSILMERWIVLLGTRAVYVSSVVLLALATAVMSFSKSVVMVTVMAAATGYTFCVLQVLPYTLLCLYHSDRQVFFSSSKSRPSHPGDSDDHIHSKPLVPPDSIHIHGNRYPEGVNLPGAPLLSSTSPHVSLPLEREGEPIPLPQRGMCLDMAILDSAYLLSQVLPALFLGSIVQQSHSVSAYMASACSLSIMAMLCSTGVVFTRSDLHKLTGSKDSAPTLTGLKS, via the exons ATGCTAATTAGaatgtttgaatctgaga TCATGCAGGGCCGTGTGTGTCAGCTGTTGCTGGTGAATGCTTTGACCTGTGGTCTGGAGGTGTGTATGGCTGCAGGGACCTTCTACATCCCCCCTCTACTGCTGCAGGCCGGCATGGAGGAACGCTACATGACCATGGTGCTGG GAGTGGGGCCAGTTCTGGGTTTGATCTTCGTGCCCATGATCGGTTTGTATAGTGACTCGTGGCGTAGACGTTTTGGTCGGCGGCGGCCATTCATCTGGCTCCTTTGTGTGGGGATTCTGCTGGGCCTGCAGGTGATGCCCCAGGCCTCTCACCTAGCTGCCTTGCTCTACCCGCAGCACCCCCGCTGGATGGAGAGGGTCCTGCTGGCGGTGTCAGCCTGTCTGCTGGAGTTCTCTGGGCAG GCCTGTTTCACGCCGCTGGAAGCTCTGATCTCAGACCAGTTcccaggagaggaggagagcagaagGGCCTTCTCTGTCTACTCACTGATGATCAGCCTGGGAGGATGCCTGGG GTACCTGCTGCCAGCCCTGGACTGGAGCCATGCCCCGACAGCAGCCTACCTGGGCGGCCAGGAGGCCTTCATCTATGCCCTGCTCACCCTCATCTTCCTCACCTGCCTCCTCAGCACAGTCTTCATCTCAGAGGAAAGATACaccagagggggagagacaatCAGGAAGGATGATATTGTTAGCTCCGCCCTGAACCGATACTGTGCACACTCCTTGCTGCCGCGGCCTCAGTGTGTGCGGCTGGCGGTGGGGCGTAGTGTGTCGCTGTGTGTGTCAGCGCTGCCACgcatgtacagtgtgtgtatgcACGTGCCGGCAGTCATACGCAGGCTGTTTGTAGCCGAACTGTTCAGCTGGATGGCTCTGATGAGCTTCATGCTGTTCTACACAGACTTTATGGGAGTGGGGCTGTACCGGGGAGTACCCAACGCTACACCTGGAACACAGGAGAGACTACGATACGATGAAG GTGTGCGCATGGCGAGTGTGGGTCTATTCCTGCAGTGCCTGACCTCAGTGGTCTGCTCCATCCTGATGGAGCGCTGGATAGTGTTGCTAGGCACCCGGGCTGTGTATGTTAGCAGTGTGGTCCTGCTAGCGTTAGCTACAGCTGTGATGAGTTTCTCAAAGAGTGTAGTGATGGTCACTGTCATGGCCGCAGCTACTGGATATACCTTCTGTGTGCTGCAGGTCCTGCCCTACACCCTGCTGTGTCTGTACCACTCTGACAGACAG GTCTTCTTCTCCAGTTCCAAATCCAGACCTTCTCACCCAGGAGATAGTGATGACCACATCCACTCCAAGCCCCTCGTTCCCCCTGACTCCATCCATATCCATGGCAACAGGTATCCAGAAGGGGTCAATCTCCCCGGggccccccttctctcctccacctccccccacGTGTCCCTTCccctggagagagaaggagagcccatACCCCTGCCTCAGAGAGGGATGTGTCTAGACATGGCTATCCTAGACAGTGCCTACCTGCTTTCACAG GTGCTGCCTGCTCTGTTTCTGGGCTCCATAGTGCAGCAGTCTCACAGTGTCAGTGCCTATATGGCCTCAGCCTGCTCCCTCAGCATCATGGCCATGCTCTGCTCCACCGGTGTCGTCTTCACACGCAGTGACCTCCACAAGCTCACAGGCTCAAAGGACAGCGCTCCAACACTGACGGGGCTAAAGAGTTAA